One window of Ailuropoda melanoleuca isolate Jingjing chromosome 3, ASM200744v2, whole genome shotgun sequence genomic DNA carries:
- the HTR1A gene encoding 5-hydroxytryptamine receptor 1A, producing MDVLSPGQGNNTTLSEGPFGTRSNATGISDVTFSYQVITSLLLGTLIFCAVLGNACVVAAIALERSLQNVANYLIGSLAVTDLMVSVLVLPMAALYQVLNKWTLGQVTCDLFIALDVLCCTSSILHLCAIALDRYWAITDPIDYVNKRTPRRAAALISLTWLIGFLISIPPMLGWRTPEDRSDPDACTISKDHGYTIYSTFGAFYIPLLLMLVLYGRIFRAARFRIRKTVKKVEKKGADTRLGVSPAPQPKKSVNGEPGSREWRQGVENKAGGALCTNGAVRQGDDGAALEVIEVHRVGNFKEHLPLPSEAGAIPCAPASFEKKNERNAEAKRKMALARERKTVKTLGIIMGTFILCWLPFFIVALVLPFCESSCHMPTLLGAIINWLGYSNSLLNPVIYAYFNKDFQNAFKKIIKCKFCRR from the coding sequence ATGGATGTGCTCAGCCCGGGACAGGGCAACAACACCACCTTGTCTGAGGGTCCCTTCGGGACACGCAGCAACGCCACTGGCATCTCCGATGTTACCTTCAGCTACCAAGTGATAACCTCCCTGCTGCTGGGCACGCTCATTTTCTGCGCGGTGCTGGGCAATGCGTGCGTGGTGGCCGCCATCGCCCTGGAGCGCTCCCTGCAGAATGTGGCCAACTATCTCATCGGCTCGCTGGCTGTCACCGACCTCATGGTTTCAGTGCTGGTGCTGCCCATGGCTGCGCTCTaccaggtgctcaacaaatggaCGCTGGGGCAAGTCACCTGTGACCTATTCATTGCCCTCGACGTGCTGTGCTGCACCTCGTCCATCCTGCACCTGTGCGCCATTGCACTGGACAGGTACTGGGCCATCACGGACCCCATCGACTACGTGAACAAGAGGACGCCCCGGCGCGCCGCCGCGCTTATCTCGCTCACTTGGCTCATTGGCTTCCTTATCTCCATCCCGCCCATGCTGGGTTGGCGCACCCCCGAAGACCGCTCGGACCCCGACGCGTGTACGATTAGCAAGGACCACGGCTACACTATCTACTCCACCTTTGGCGCTTTCTACATCCCACTGCTGCTCATGCTGGTTCTCTACGGGCGCATCTTCCGAGCTGCGCGCTTCCGCATCCGCAAAACAGTCAAGAAGGTGGAGAAGAAGGGAGCAGACACTCGCTTGGGGGTGTCGCCAGCCCCTCAGCCCAAGAAGAGCGTAAACGGCGAGCCCGGGAGCAGGGAATGGAGGCAGGGTGTGGAGAACAAAGCAGGGGGGGCTCTGTGCACCAATGGCGCGGTGAGGCAGGGTGACGACGGCGCCGCCCTGGAGGTCATTGAAGTGCACCGGGTGGGCAACTTCAAAGAGCACCTTCCGCTGCCCAGCGAGGCGGGTGCTATCCCTTGCGCCCCCGCCTCCTTCGAGAAGAAGAATGAGCGCAACGCGGAGGCCAAGCGCAAGATGGCCCTGGCCCGAGAGAGGAAAACGGTGAAGACGCTGGGTATCATCATGGGCACATTCATCCTCTGCTGGCTGCCCTTCTTCATCGTGGCCCTGGTCCTGCCCTTCTGCGAGAGCAGCTGCCACATGCCCACTCTGTTGGGCGCCATAATCAACTGGCTGGGCTACTCCAACTCTCTGCTCAACCCTGTCATTTACGCCTACTTCAACAAAGACTTCCAAAACGCGTTTAAGAAGATCATCAAGTGCAAGTTCTGCCGCCGATGA